ttgttcagttttaattttatttcattttaaaatgataaaaagtaaattcatttattgtatgaaaaatacagtaaaaacagttatattgtgaaatattgcaatttaaaataacataaaatatatatatatatttttttcaattgtaaaatatttaaaaatgtaatttattcctgtgatcaaagctgaattttcaacatcattactccagtcttcagtgtcacatgatcctttagaaatcattgtaatatgctgatttgctgctcaagaaacatttattattaatattattatcaatgttgaaaaccgctgtgctgcttcatatttttggaAACCGTGATATGTTTACTCAGGATTGTTTAATGACTAGAaactttaaaagaacagcatttatataaatttgaaaatattttgtaatattataaaagtctttcctgtcacttttgatcaacttaatgcatccttgctgaataaaggcatttcttttattcataaaagtattacacacacacaccccataTCAGTGACTTGTACTAACAAATAATactagttttaattttatttcatttaaattgatcaaaagtaaattcatttattttatgaaaaatacagtaaaaacagttatattgtgaaatattgcaatttaaaataacataaaataatttttttattttatttaaaataataaatgttttcaactgtaaaatatttaaaaatgtaatttattcctgtgatcaaagctgtattttcagcatcattactccagtcttcagtgtcacatgatccttcagaaatcatgctaATGCTTCCTTCACGTGATGTCATAATTTCCGTAATTtcgaaatgacaacacgtgaagTTCTACTCTGAACTGTTCACGTCTTCACACtcaaaattatgtttaaaaaaaatttttttttacgcTATAAATTCCTAAATGAGTCTGCAGAGGTCAGGAGGTACAAGTTGGAGCTCTCAGAAAATTCCCAGTTTACAAGTTGTAATTACGAGTTCTactttttgaaataagttgttctACTAAGttgaaatctcataattatgGTAATTATGACATGGTGTGAACACATCTTTATAtgccgatttgctgctcaagaaacatttcttaatttctcaatgttgaaagcaacttttgtggaaactatatatatatttttttttcaggtttctttgatgaatagaaagtcctAGATATTAATGAGTCAAAAGTATTAATCTGATAATTTGTAGTATTTTATACTTTATATGTATTTTCACATCTAAAAGAATTGCTCCAAcatcacaaaaatgaaaagcAACACAGTCCACACAAACCTATTTccctttatcttttttttttctttctttctttctttttttttggcaatGTCGTTACAGATTGTCTTGTTGTCACAAGCTTGTGGGATGAGTCTATATTTGTCTCTGTTAGTGCTGATAGCATTAATATCACATGATGGTCACAGAGTGTTGGGCTAATATTCTGCCTTTCTGCAGGGAAGTAAGAGAAAGATATGTGCTTGTTATCTAACATTCTTCAGCTGCGTACTTGCTGTAGGGATGCTTTCAGGGGCTCAGTTCTCATTCACATCCAATGACTATATATCAGGTCCTGTGAATATATTTGACACAGCAACAGGTAAATCTAGACCTTCAAAGGACATTGTTAGAAGGTTCTTCATTGATTGCTTTTGCCACTTTTAATACCGTTTGTGATGATGAAAGTAACCAAGTGTCATTTGAGACACAATCAAAGTGTTTTTGAAGACGATTATGTAGATATCATTTCTTTTCTAGTGTGAATGACACCGGTACTTGAGCAGTGTCTTTGTTATTAATTAGCGAGCATAGTATTATTTGTTAGTACAAGTCACTGAtatggggtgtgtgtgtgtgatactTTATGAATAAAAGACATgcctttattcagcaaggatgcattaaattgatcaaaagtgacaggaaagacatttataatattacaaaatattttcaaatttatataaatgctgttcttttaaagttTCTAGTCATTAAACAATCCTGAGTAAACATATCACGGTTtccaaaaatatgaagcagcacagctgttttcaacattgataataataatgtttcttgagcagcaaatcagcatattagaatgatttctgaaggatcatgtgacactgaagactggagtaacgatgctgaaaattcctTGTAATTCATTGTACATTGTAAAAGAttcttttaaatggtaataatatttcacgatATTACcgctatatttttgatcaaatacatgcattcttgagagacttcttttaaaaacataaaaatattatcttttaaaaataGACAAACTGCAATCATGCCCAGTAAAAATAAAGGTGACATTGTCTAAAATATGAATACTGTAGTTTGGTCATGAAAATATATGCATTATTGAAAAAcctaaatgtgtaaagttgatTTAGCTTTTTCCTCATTTGTGTATTTACAGCTTTCTTGACCGGATCGATGCAGTAAGACAAAGCGACTATACACCAACAGACCAGGTACAGTTTGAGCTTTTTCAAAAACACACGCCATGTTCATTTGTAAATGAGAGACGGCATGAGACACTTTGTAAATGTCTCGCCCCTTATTTTCTAAAAGTTGTCCTTCCCTAACACTTTCTCTCAATCGTTCTTCTTTCAGGACTTGCTTCGCTGCAGAGTGTTAACATCAGGGATTTTTGAGACGCGATTTCAAGTAGACAAAGTCAACTTTCAGTAAGTTCAGCAATATGCCAGTGTTGCTGTGTGTTGAATTGTCATGTCTTCATATGTCCACTAGAGGGACACATTTCATAAACCTCATGTCTCTGTTCTTCTCTTTTCAGTATGTTTGATGTCGGAGGTCAGAGAGATGAAAGAAGAAAATGGATTCAGTGTTTTAATGGTAtattaagtgtgtgtgtgtgtgtgtgtgtgtgtgtgtgtgtgtgtgtgtgtgtgtgtgtgtgtgtgtgtgtgtgtgtgtgtgtgtgtgtgtgaatttgaGTGTGTGATGTTATGCTTGTGATATCTTAGCATCAGTTGCACATGCATGTTAAACAAGTTTAAAGTGATGCCATTATGAGATCTGAATGGTTTCTAATGTTGTTTTGGAGTCTCCTACAGCATGTTTACATGCTTTCAAGGTAAAAAATCACTagaattttctcataatttataaTCACCTCTTTTTCTCACAGTAATAAAGGATTCAGTCTCtgtaaacccctcctttctgagagcctgctctgctctgattggtcagatggcctagtctgttgtgattgacaCAAACagccattaccatatctgaatttcagctctggatcttcctcagcacttgatatacattaatttgaatAGTAACGATGGCGTCTTTTCGACATGTTAACAACGCAAACCTAACTCTTCCAatctcagctacaactacagtgtttgacgATGTTCGCAAGCAGCCAATGAAAATCATagactggcattatgcaaatttctCGCAAACCTACGTAGGTTCGCACAGGAAGTAAGACTGTAATTACTGGTGACTTGTTTCAGAcagttcagaatcgattctttcttttCGGAGAAAATAACTCCTTTATCTGCACTTTGATATTTGAAAATTTGCATATCtcacatgaaaggtaatatctgaAAAGGTGATCTTTTAACAATTTCACATGACATACTTAAAAAATACTAAGTTTGAAAAAATACAAAGACACACCTGTGGTGCTGATGTGTTGTGTTTCTCTGCAGACGTCACAGCGATCATCTTTGTGGTAGCGAGCAGCAGCTACAACATGGTCATAAGGGAAGACAACAACACAAACAGGCTACGGGAAGCACTTGCTCTTTTTCGCAGTATCTGGAACAACaggtgaaacttttttttttttgtcctttttttttagTGCTTGTTTTTAAGCATAAGTGCAAGCTTTACTGACCCCTCGTctctgtattttgttttcttctttctCCAGATGGTTACGAACAATTTCTGTCATATTGTTCCTTAACAAACAGGACATGCTGGCAGAGAAAGTATTAGCTGGGAAATCTAAAATTGAAGATTATTTCCCTGAATATGCTTGTTACACCATACCAGATAAAGGTTAGACTTTTCAACCAGACATACACATCACTAGAGACTCAGAAATCCTGAGAAAGTACTAAAGTTTGCATGTAAGTGGGGACATTATTGGTTAaaggaaaaatgaaaatggtgtACAAACTCCATAAGTATCATAAACATAGTCCATATGACCATTCAGTTTTGTGAATTGAATCAACTGATTCATGTGCAGGTCAGTGTCATCTTCCctgtcttttctttttcagtaaCTCCTGAACCAGGTGAAGATCCCAGAGTGACAAGAGCCAAGTTTTTCATTCGTGATGAGTTTCTGGTTAGTATTTTCCTTTGCCATACACGGGTTAAATGGCAACTATTGCAGTCACAATTTAGACCGATTCACTTTGtgatttttagtttatttttccccatgtttattattaaatgaTGAAGAAAAGCCCTGTTGATGGGCAGTTTATAGAGACCAATAATAGATTTTACCAATATTCACTCTTTTCTACTTAATCCACTCCAGTAAACCGATAATTTGTGCCATCTTGTGGCCCTCcaaagcataaacataatgctgTTTACTTCATTTTCAGCATTTATCATCATCCACACTCTGATTCATTGGATTCACTCAGTTGTGTAGTTCATTCAATTTGGAATTTGTGGGTTTGATAAAAagctaataaataattaaatagtaaaagtgtagaataaaaaaaaaataatgaaacaaaataaaactgctaaaagatttttttatttatattttattatatatttatatttaaatttatatatacatttaatagtttcattaaaacattttataaattatatatatatatacatttaataaattttatgcatatataggggtgtaatggtacatAGAGTCAGAGGACGAATACAGTCTgtcacaggcgatccacactccaatccagaatgGGGCGTGTGCAGTAATGCAAagctgtttgctaaccgccacaaTCTACACACCAACCCTAATCAAGAGTTCACATGACACGCAAGAGCTTGCTAGTAGCATACTCTATAGCATATCTTTTTTGTGACTTGCTACACAAACTTTACGAAAAGAAAACCAAGATGTCAGAAAGCGGCATTGtgtttgtttactttattttacaaaagcgcaatgttttgtttttactgtgagtgtacataaataaaaaaaaacgttccAGTTTCTCACGATgtcttactcttatctgtatgaccataaatgacggagtatttttatttgacaaagttaaatgaaataaatttatttcaaaataaattaaaagaaacattgcGAAAtgtgctttttcctgttgtaCTGAACCTCGTGTTGAACTGTGACTTCTGTGTACCGTTACATCccaacaaataaatatatatatatatatatatatatatatatatatacacacacacaccgcattccaaattattatgcaattgatatatcagtaagatttcagtacaataaatattcagattttagtttttctaaggaaatgtttgtttgtttgtttatttatccatgtctttttagataactgttATCAATCTCAggcaaaataatttgccagtctatggaaaccctacttagaggttgttccacattattaagcaagtcacagttctcatgcaatatggggaggaagaaagatctttctgaagatgaaaagcatgaaatggtgcaatgttgtgcaaaaggcatgaaaacaactaatattgtgtgaaactgaatggagatgatcaaattatcataagatttgtgagtgatttagagcacagcagaactccgtcagataaaggcttattgaggaaagttcctgtcaaaaaaatgtatttgccaGCGGCAAATTATTTTGCCTGAGATTGATatcagttatctaaaaagacatggaagtaaacaatcaaacaaacaaacaaacatttccttagaaaaactaaaatctgaatatttattgtactgaaatcttactgatatatcacttgcataataatttggaacgcagtgtatatatatatatatatataatagaataaTAATCATGAAAACAATTCTTGTAATCATTTGAAATGCCTAATTGCACCTGTCAACTGCTCTTTTCACAGAGGATCAGTACAGAAAGCGGAGACGGCCGTCACTACTGTTACCCCCATTTTACATGCGCAGTGGACACAGAAAACATCCGCCGGGTCTTCAACGACTGCCGAGACATCATCCAGAGAATGCACCTGCGGCAGTACGAGCTCTTGTGATCTCACTTCGGCTCGCCGGGACCCTTCGGCTCTTTACGAACGTGTCTCCAAACTCCCACACTCGCGAGGCCAAAACCGCAGACAAAGAATACTACTGACGTTTGGAACACCACCCTTCGGTTTTTAGTTGCTTAATTTTAACTCGTGATTCGGGTCGGTCGGTGGGGTGGAAGACGGAGAGGGTCACTGGGTTTTTCCCCACATTTTTATTTGGATTGCCTTTATTTTTGCCATTCCATGAAGCCTCTGGCtacctccttttttttttttttttttattcaaataaaaaatgatatcGTTGTGTATATTATCTGGCGCCTGCCAGATTATGAAGATCGCATCACCTTGTGACCTCCAGGAGTCCTAGTCTCGCACCCCGAACCTTGATCTTCTGACCTATAGGGCTCTCTGCTGCTCTTTCTGTTTCCGAACACTGAAGATCGCCCACGGACAGAGTCGGGGACGGGGTGGGGGGGCTGGGGGTTTGTCGAACACTGGGAAAACGAAGTGAAGTAATGCACTTTTCCATCCGGTTTTGACTGACGTTTTTCTTTACGAAGATGGACACACAATGTAGCATCACATCATGAATTTCTGTCCCACTTAAGGCTGCGGACAGGTCAGAGGATGGTGGGAGTGACCACGCCCCCTTTCTTTTGAAGGAGGCGGGCCGATTGAAACGAGGAGGAGGGGCTCCAGAACATTGCTGAAGCCTCAGTTTGAGAACGTGATGGCGAAACGAAGCGCCCCATTTCTTATTTTAGTTTCTTAACTTGTACAGACTGTGCaaggttgattttttttttttttttcctttcctgTACAGactataaaatgttatattattttgtaCAACTTTATTGAAAGAGAGTAAAAAATCTACTTGTAGATCTTTGTGCCTTGATTATGGCTGTACCTGTAAATGAAGCTGATACATATGTTTTTGACTGCGCTGTACAGCTTGATGTCACCCCTGTCGGCAGAAGGGACTGTGGATGGGGACCTACTCTGTAGTTtagtttcttcttttttttctcgtttttttttttctgctttgtttatataaaaagagaaaaagttctttattaaaaataaatataggaAAGAAAATCTTAACCTGTATACATTATGCAAATTGACCCCCTTACCTGCGGTTATGATCGGACGAAACGGCACCATGCCTTctcgtttttttgttttccgTTTGATTTTAAATCTCAgctttaaaaacagaaaaattgaaaaggaaaaaaaaaagttgaagtgTCCAAAATCACAACCTGGTGTTGTTTTCAAAGGAACCTTTTTGGATATGAAGTATGTctgagattatatatatatatatatatatatatatatatatatatatatatatatatatatatatatatatatatatatatatatatatatacacgtttGTGTCTGTGAGTGCGTGCGTGTTCACGTACAGGAGACAAACATTGAGCCACAGACGCATGAcatttgtgtgtgagtgagtgtgcgCGCGTGTGTGCAAGAGTGCATTGTGTGCactcttttataaatgtgcGTACATGTAAATTTATAcgtctatataaatatatatgtacaaTTCTACATGTTTAATTATGTGTGTGTTGGTGTATACATACTTTAGTATGTATACAGTGAAGATGTGTACTTACACACATAGGTAAGCATGTCTAgagtgaaatgaataaatgagAGTGCAATATTGAAAGCAACTGTGCGTGTCCGACGATTTTCACCATACACCATATAGACAGTGAATAGTaaactgaaactttttttttttactataatttCTTTAATATCAATATCATGTAATATCAGTTTATAATACACATCCAAATAtactcttttattttttaaagcaacAACATCAGAACTTCAAggtgtacatttttatttatatttattcaagttttttttttcttttatcagCTGAACACCCTTGGCAGTCCTAATTTATTTGCTTTTACGAAAATCTTTCAAACAATGTGATCCACCAAAACAACACATTGTTAC
The nucleotide sequence above comes from Chanodichthys erythropterus isolate Z2021 chromosome 23, ASM2448905v1, whole genome shotgun sequence. Encoded proteins:
- the LOC137014163 gene encoding guanine nucleotide-binding protein G(olf) subunit alpha isoform X2 — translated: MGCLGSSKTEDQRIDEKTQREANKKIEKQLQKERQAYKATHRLLLLGAGESGKSTIVKQMKILHVNGFNAEEKKQKIQDIRKNVKDAIVTIVSAMSTLIPPVPLANPEDQFRIDYIKSIAPLSDFDYTQEFFDHAKKLWDDEGVKACYERSNEYQLIDCAHYFLDRIDAVRQSDYTPTDQDLLRCRVLTSGIFETRFQVDKVNFHMFDVGGQRDERRKWIQCFNDVTAIIFVVASSSYNMVIREDNNTNRLREALALFRSIWNNRWLRTISVILFLNKQDMLAEKVLAGKSKIEDYFPEYACYTIPDKVTPEPGEDPRVTRAKFFIRDEFLRISTESGDGRHYCYPHFTCAVDTENIRRVFNDCRDIIQRMHLRQYELL